The nucleotide window CAATGCCGGAGCGGGGGACGCTTTTTCCGCCGGCTTTCTCCACGGGATGCATCAAGGTTGGACGACTGCGCGCGCTTTGGAATTTGCAGCTGCGGCTGCCGCAGTCAGTCTTCGTCATCTTTCCTGCACCGGCGCCATGCGCGACGAAGCCTATCTGTTGGACTATATCGAGGAGCATAGATCGAAAAGATGATCAAAGTGTTGAAATTCGGAGGCAGCTCGTTGGCCTCTGCTGAGCGGGTGCGCAACGTCGCCCGCATCACCCGCGAAGCGTTTGTCCCCGGCAGTCCTACGGTTCTGGTCGTTTCCGCTATCGGCGGCATTACCGATCAGCTGATTGACTGCGCCAAGACCGCGGAAAAGAACGGTCCGGAAGCGATGATCAAGCTGGAAAACATTCGCCGCCGCCATTACGAAGTTTATCCGCGGGAATTGAACGAGCCGGAAACTCGGGATATCGTTCAGACCTATTTCGAAGAACTGCGCGACATTCTCAAGGCGGTCAGCCTGATCCGCGTCTGCTCGGAGCGGGCGATGGATTATTTGGTCAGCTACGGCGAGCGGCTGAACGCCCGGCTGATGACGCGCTTTCTGCAGAACGAGGGTGCTCAGGCCGTCTATGTGGATGCGCGCGAGCTGATCATTACCGACAAACGTCACGGCGGCGCTCGGGTGTTGTTCGACGAGACCGTGCCGCGCATCCGCAAAAAGTTTACCGAGCCGTTGATTTACGTCGTCACCGGCTTTATTGCCTCCAGCCTCGACGGCGTCAGCACCACGCTCGGCCGCGGCGGTTCCGATTACACGGCGTCGATCATCGGCGCGGCGCTGGACGTCGAGCGAATCGAGATCTGGACCGACGTGGACGGCTTTATGTCCGCCGACCCGCGCATCGTCGACAAGGCGTTCGTCCTTCCGGCCGTCAGCTATGAAGAGGCCATGGAGCTGTCCTATTTCGGCGCCAAGGTCATCCATCCGCAGACGCTGCGTCCGGCGATCGAAAAGAACATCCCTGTGGTGATCAAGAACAGTTTTGCTCCGGAAAAACCCGGGACGCTTATTTCTTCGGCACAGATCAACGGCGAACATCCGGTCAAAGGAATCGCCTCGTTTCACAATATTTCCTTGATCAACGTGCAGGGCGGCGGCATGGTCGGCGTGCCCGGCATTGCCTTTCGGTTGTTCGGCGCCTTGGCGCGTCACGACATCAACGTCATCATGATTTCGCAGGCCTCCTCCGAGCACAGCATTTGCTTCGTTATCCAGTCCAAGGACGCCGAGGCGGCGAAAGAGGCGCTGCAAAAAGAGTTCGAAGGCGAGATCGCTTCCGGCAAGATCGACCAGATCGAAGTCAAGAACGATCTGGCGATCATTGCCGCGGTCGGCGACAATATGGCCGGTCACCCCGGCATCGCCGGCAAGTTGTTCAAGGCGCTGGGCGACAACTCGATCAATGTGGTGGCCATTGCCCAGGGCTCCTCTGAGCGCAATCTTTCGATCGTCGTTCACGAATTGGACGCCGTCAAAGCGGTCAATGTCATTCATTCGGCGTTCTACCTGTCGCATCGCATCTCCAACGTCTTTGTCATCGGCGCGGGCAACATCGGCAGCACGCTGCTGGATCAGATGGCCGAAGAGATAGAGGAGCTGTATGAGAAGCATCATCTGCTCATTCGCGTCTGCGGTATTGCCGATATCGACCGCATGGTCATCGACGATCAGGGGATCGATCTGCGCAACTGGCGGACAGCGCTGAAGGAGTCGACGACCAAGACGGACTTGGACCTTTTGCTGAAAAAGATTGCCGATTTCAAGCTGCAGAACAGCATTATCGTCGATGCCACGGCCAGCGATGAAGTGGCAAGCCGATACGTGGACTTTCTCAGCGCCGGCATTCACATCGTAACGCCCAACAAGCGCGCCAATACCATGTCGCAGGAGTATTACAATCGCCTCAAGGCGATGACGCGCGACCATCGGCTGCACTACCTCTACGAGACGACCGTCGGCGCCGGCTTGCCGTTGATCAGCACCATCCAGGATCTGATCCAAAGCGGCGACGAGATTTTAAAGATCGAAGGCATCTTTTCCGGAACTCTCGGCTTCATTTTCAGCGCCTTGTCGGCGGAGCGGCCTTTCAGCGCCGTGGTGCGCGAGGCTTATGAGCGCGGCTATACGGAGCCCGATCCCCGCGATGATCTCTCCGGCACCGACGTGGCGCGCAAGATTCTCATTTTGGCCCGCGAAATCGGTCTGCAGATGGAATTGAGCGACGTCATTCTTCAGCCGCTTTTACCGCCGGAGTTGTGCAGCGGCAATCTGCAGCAGTTCTGGCAAAAACTGCCGAGCCTGGACGCGCAGTTCGAAGCGCGCCGCGCCGCCGCCGAACGAGAGGGCAAAGTGATCCGCTACGTCGCAACGCTGATCGACGGCGTCTGCCGCGTCGGCGTCAGCGAGGTGTCTCGCGACAACGTGCTTTCGCGCGCCGACGGCGCCGACAATATCATCCGCATCACCACCAAGCGCTATTTCGACAATCCGATGACGGTGCAGGGGCCGGGGGCAGGCCGCGAGGTCACGGCCGGCGGCATCTTTGCCAACATCATCAACCTGAGCTTTCATCTGCCTTGAGCGCTGTTTGTATTCATAGAGAGTGAGACTATTGCGATGAAATTATACAGCACCCGCGGCCAATCTCCCGTCGTCTCTTTTCGCGAAGCTTTGTTTGCCGGTCAGGCGCCGGACGGCGGCCTTTACATGCCGGTCGATTTTCCGCCGATGCCGATTGAGGCGATCGCTGCCGAGGATGATTTCCGCGCCGCCGCCGCGACGGCCATAACGCAATGGTTGGGCGACGAGCTGACCGCCGAAGGCGTGCAGCGCGTGACGGAGCAGGCTTTCTTTTTCAGCCCCGCGCTGTCGCCGCTTTCGGACGGAATCAGCGTCCTGGAACTTTTTCACGGGCCGACGCTTTCGTTCAAGGATTTCGGCGCCCAATTCATGGCCAAGTGTATGGGATGGTTTCTGCGTCATGAAAACCACGAAATCACCATCCTTGTCGCCACATCGGGCGACACCGGCAGCGCCGTGGCCCACGCCTTTCACCGCGTCGAGGGCATCCGCATTGTGCTGCTCTATCCCTCGGGCAAGGTGAGTCCCCTGCAGGAACGGCAGTTCACCACGCTCGGCGACAATGTGCATGCACTCGAGGTCGACGGCACGTTCGACGATTGCCAGGCGCTGGTCAAGACCGCCTTTCGCGATGCCGAGCTGACGGCCAGAGCGCGGCTTTCCTCGGCCAATTCGATCAACATCGGCCGACTGATTCCGCAGTCGCTTTATTACCTATGGGCCGTCACCCGTTTTTCTGGCGAAGCGCCCGTCGTCTGCGTGCCGAGCGGCAATTTCGGCAATCTGTGTGCCGGTTTGTTTGCCGAACAATGCGGCCTTAAGGTGCACCGCTTTATCGCTGCCGTAAACGCGAACGCCGTCATTCCCGAGTACCTCGAAACCGGCGTCCCCGGCCGTCGCTGCAGACGCTGTCCAACGCCATGGACGTCGGTAATCCCAGCAATTGGGAGCGTATTCGGACACTGTACGGCGACGACCGCAGCCGGATCAGTGACCGGTTGTGGTCGACGAGCATCTCGGACGACGAGACGCTGGCGACCATCCGCCGCGTTTATGAGCAGGACGGCTACCTGGCCGATCCGCACACTGCGGTCGGGCTGGCGGCAACGCAGAGATATCGTTCGGCTGCACAGGATGCGCGCCGGACGATCGTTCTGTCTACTGCGCATCCAGCCAAGTTTCTCGAAGTCATGGCAAAGGCTGTGGAGGCGCCGGTGCCGCTGCCGCCGGCGCTGGAGGCATGCCTCAATCGCCCCAAGATCGCTGCACCCTTGCCCAACGATTATGGAGCTCTGAAAGAGTTCATTCTCAATCTGAATTGACCCCGTCGATTTGGGGGAAGCGGCGGTGCTTCGTTTCCGGCCTTTTTTCAGGAGACGGTTTGTCATGCACGAACTGTCCATTGCCTGCAGCCTTATATCCATCGTGAAAGAAACGCTTCACGACCGGCCGTGCCGTGTCAAGGCGGTTGTGGTCCGTGTCGGCCGATTGAGCAACGTGCTGATCGACTCGTTGGAGTTCGGCTTTTCGGCATTGATTGCCGGAACCGAGCTCGACGGTGCCCGCTTGATTGTGCGTCAACCGGATCCACTGCTCCTTTGTGGCGAATGCGGTCAAGAAACGGTACTAAAAGAGTTCGAATTCGCCTGTCCGCATTGCGGCAGCCTGAACATTACGGTAAAGGGAGGCGACGATCTGTTCGTCGAATCGATCGAAGTCGAGGAGGAGACTGCTTCATGAGCGTGATCATGGTCGAACGCAAGGTGCTGGAACGCAACGATGCCGTGGCGCAGGAAAACCGCACCCTGCTGCAGACGAACGGCGTTTTCAGCGTCAATCTGCTCAGTTCACCCGGGAGCGGCAAAACATCGCTGCTGGAACAAACCCTGCCGCGCCTTCGGCACGAATTTGCGATCGCCGTCATCGAAGGGGACATACAGACCGATCTGGACGCCAAACGTATCGAAGCCTTGGGCGTACCGACAGCGCAGATCATCACCGGCGGCGGTTGTCATCTCGATGCAAACTTGGTGAAAAAAGCGTTGGCCACATTGCCGGTGGAAAAACTCGATTTGCTGTTCATCGAAAATGTCGGCAATTTGGTTTGCCCCGCCGCCTATGACCTTGGCGAGAATATCAAAGCCGTGGTGATCAGCGTCACGGAAGGCGAAGAAAAACCGTTGAAATATCCGGCGATCTTTCGCAACGCCGCCGTGTGCATCGTCAACAAGATCGATCTGCTGCCCTTTCTCAATTTCAGCGTCGAGAGGCTCAAGGAGAACGCCCATGCCGTCAATCCGCAGCTGCAGATCGTTTTGACCTCCTGTACAACCGGCGAAGGAATCGACGAATGGTGCAACCTGCTTCGCACATTGCGCCGCAAAGATCCAAGCTCCGCCTCCGCATAGTGCTGCGCGGGGTGGTTCAGGGGGTGGGCTTTCGGCCTTTTGTCTATCGTTTGGCTGAAGCGATGGGACTTTGCGGCTGGGTGCGCAACGACTCCGGCGGGCTCACGATCGAAGTCGAGGCCGAAAAAGAAACGCTCGACCATTTTTTTTTGCGACTTCAGGCCGAAAAACCCTCTAAAGCCGTGGTGACCGGCTGCGAAATTTCCTTTCTCGATCCGGTCGGTTATTCCGAGTTTATGATTCGGCCCAGCGAAACGCACAGCGAAGAACTGACGCTGATGCTGCCCGATGTAGCGACCTGTCCCGATTGCCTGCGCGAGCTTTTTGACCCCACAAATCGCCGTTATCGCTATCCGTTCATCACCTGCACGCACTGCGGACCGCGGTTTACCATCATCGAAAAGTTGCCATACGATCGGCCCAACACCACAATGCGCGATTTTCCGATGTGTGAGTCCTGCCGACGTGAGTACGAGGACCCTAACGATCGCCGGTTTCATGCACAACCGATCGCTTGTCCCGACTGCGGCCCGCATCTTGAATGGCTCGATGCGTACGGAAAGTGCGTCGCTTTGAAAGAGGAGGCATTGGCGGCGGCGATCGAAGCGTTACGAGGCGGCCGCATCGCGGCGCTCAAAGGCATCGGCGGCTTTCAGCTCCTCGTGGATGCATCAAATGACGAGGCAGTCGCCGCGCTGCGCCGCAGGAAACATCGCGAAGAAAAGCCTTTTGCCCTGATGGCACCCGACCTTGCAGCCGCAGGCCGGATGTGCTTGATTTCACCGTTCGAGGAGCGGCTGCTCTGTTCGCCCGAATCGCCCATTGTCCTCATGCGTCGCAGAGCCGACGCTCCTGTCTCATCACTTGTGGCGCCGGATAATCCCTACTTGGGCATCATGCTGCCCTATTCGCCGCTGCACCATCTGCTGCTGCGCGAATTCGGATCAACGGTCGTCGCCACCAGCGGCAATTTATCGGAAGAGCCGATCGTCATCGACGAACGCGAGGCGGTGCGCAAACTGACCGGAGTTGCCGACGGCTTTCTCGTTCATAACCGCCGTATCGTGCGGCACGCCGACGACTCGATTGTGCGCATCGTCAACGGCAGAGAAATGGTGCTGCGTCGCGCGCGCGGCTATGCGCCGCTGCCGATCGAAGTCGGACGCAGCGCAGGCAAAGCGATCGCCGTCGGCGGCCATCTCAAAAATACCGTGGCCGTGCGGATCGACAACCGCCTCGTCATCAGTCAGCATATCGGCGATCTTGCCACCGCCGAGGCTGCAGATGCATTTGAGCGCGTCATCGACGATTTGGACCGCATCTATCGACTCGACGGCGCGCCGGCGGTATGTGATCTGCATCCCGAGTACATTTCGACCAAGTTTGCCCGTCGACGGTTTCCGCAGGTGACTGCCGTGCAGCATCATGCGGCGCACATTGCCGCCTGCATGGCGGAAAATCAGCTCGAGCCGCCGCTGTTGGGCGTGGCCTGGGACGGCATCGGTTATGGAACCGACGGCCTGTTGTGGGGCGGAGAGTTTTTTATCGTCGACGAGTCCTTTCAGCATGCGGCGCAGTTTCTGCCGTTTCCGCTGCCGGGCGGCGAGCAGGCCATTCGCGAGCCGCGTCGTACTGCGCTCGGCATGCTTTATGAGCTTTTCGGCGAGGCGATGTTCGAGCAGGACCTACCGATTTTCGAAGCGTTTTCTCGGGGCGAGCTTGCGTTGCTGCGGCAGATGCTGGCGCGGGGCGTCAACTGTCCCCGCAGCAGCGGCGTGGGAAGGCTGTTCGACGGCGCAGCGGCGCTGCTCGGGTTGCGGTTACGATCATCGTTCGAAGGTCAGGCGGCTATGGCGCTCGAATGGCGTGCTGCCGAAGGCATCAACGACCATTATCCTTTTGAGCTTTTGCCCGGCTCGCCCGCAATCGTCGATTGGCGGCCGATGCTCGACGCACTCCTCCAAGATATGGAAAATGGCCAAGTCGTCGCTCTAACGGCGGCCAAATTCCACAACACATTGGCCGAAATAATCTGCCGTGCGGCGGAACAATTTTCGATGGAAAAAGTGGTTTTGAGCGGCGGCGTCTTTCAGAACGTCCGTCTGTTGACCGAAGCTGCAGAGCGCTTGGAGCGGCGCGGCTTCAGGCCCTATTGGCATCAGCGCATTCCGCCGAACGACGGCGGAATTGCCGCCGGTCAATTGATCTTGTTTGAAATGCTGCAGAAAAAGGAGTCCTAAGATGTGCCTGGCCATACCCGGTAGAATTATTTCCTTCGAGGCGGACGAATCCGGTTCCAAAATGGCAAAAGCCGATTTTGCCGGAATTATCAAAAAAGTCTGTATCGATTTTTTACCGGACGTGCAGATCGGCGATTATGTCTTGGTGCACGTCGGATTTGCTTTGAACAAGATCGATGAGGCGGAAGCGCTGGAAACGCTGAATGCCTTGCGCGAGGTGGGAGAGGCCTGGCAGGAGGCCGGTCAGGCTTCGGCATCCGAATGAGGAAATGAGCCGTGAAGTATGTCGATGAATTTCGTGATCCCGAGGCGGCGCGGCGGCTGGCGGCGGCCATTGCTGCCCGCATGAGCAGACCGTGGACGATCATGGAAATCTGCGGCGGCCAGACGCACGCCATCCTGAAATACGGCCTGGAAGAGTTGCTGCCCATAGATTTGACGCTCGTTCATGGTCCCGGTTGTCCCGTCTGCGTGACGCCGGCAGGGATTATCGACGCTGCCGTCGAATTGGCTTCTCGTCGCGATGTGATGCTCGTTTCTTTCGGCGACATGCTGCGCGTGCCCGGTTCGAGCCGCGATCTGTTGAGCGCCAAAGCGGCAGGCGGAGATGTGCGGCTGGTCTATTCGCCGCTCGATGCCGTAAAATTAGCTCAGGCCAATCCGCAAAAGCTTATTGTCTTTTTTGCCGTTGGTTTTGAGACGACCGCTCCGGCAAATGCTGCGGCTGTTCTGGCGGCAAAACGACTGGGACTGCGCAATTTTTTTCTTCTGGCGGCGCATCGCCGCGTTCCGCCGGCCATGGAGGCGATTTTATCGGCGCCGTCATGCCGAGTCCAGGCGTTTTTGGCCGCCGGTCATGTGTGCACGGTGATGGGCTACCGAGAGTATCTGCCCATTGTCGAGACTTTCCGCACGCCCGTTGTCGTCACCGGTTTTGAGCCGATCGATATTTTGATGGGAATTCTGCAGGCCGTTGAATTGCTCGAGCAGGGGAAAGCCTCAGTTGCTAATCAATACGCCCGTGTGGTGACCGAGAAGGGCAACCTGCAGGCGCAGCGGCTCATGGCCGAGGTGTTCGAAATCTGCGACGCCGACTGGCGCGGCATGGGCAGAATTCCGGCAAGCGGGCTGCGCTTGAAGCCGACGTATGCCGCTTTTGATGCCGAGCAGGTTTTTTCGCTGAAAACGAGCGACAAGCAGGAGAGGCCGACGGATTGCCTGGCCGGAAAGGTGCTGCAGGGCTTGATCAAGCCGACGGACTGTCCCGCATTCGGTGCCGCGTGTCGACCGGAAACGCCGCTCGGCGCGCCGATGGTCTCCTCTGAGGGCGCCTGCGCCGCCTATTTCCGCTACCGGCAGCAAAAATTACAGACGGCAAATCCAAAAGGCGATTGACCCATGAACGGAAACGAACTTGGTTTTTCTTGTCCCTTGCCGCTGCAGAAATATGAGCGCATTCTTACCGCTCACGGCGGCGGCGGTTTATTGAGCAGACAGCTGATCGAGGAGCTGTTTCTGCCCGCATTCGATAATCCGCTGTTGCGCAGCCTGCACGACGGCGCCGTGTTTTCTGCAGGCGGTCGTCTGGCGTTTACGACCGACTCGTACGTCGTCAGCCCCATTTTTTTCCCAGGCGGCGACATCGGCGAGCTGGCCGTCAACGGCACGGTGAATGACCTGGCCATGTGCGGGGCGCAGCCGCTCTATCTTTCCGTCGGAATGATTCTCGAAGAGGGCTTGTTGATGGAAGAGCTGATTCGCGTAGTCCGGTCGATGCAGCGGGCGGCGGAAAAGGCGGGCGTGACGATCGTCACCGGCGACACCAAAGTCGTCGAGCGGGGCAAGGGAGACAAGATATTCATCAACACGTCGGGTATCGGCGTCGTGCCTGCGGGAAGAGATGTTGCCGCGGCGAACTGTCGTCCCGGAGACAGAATCATCCTCAGCGCCGATATCGGTCGCCACGGCGCGGCGATTATGGCGGCGCGCGAGGGTTTGGAATTCGAAAGCGCCATTCAGAGCGACACGGCGCCTCTCAACGGCTTGGTGGAGGCGATGTTTCAGGCAAGCGCGGAGATACGCATGCTGCGCGATCCGACGCGCGGCGGGTTGTCGAGCGCCCTCAACGAGATCGCCCAATCCGCCGGACTCGGCATCGTCATCGATGAATCGCAAATTCCGATTCAAGAATCGGTGCGCTCAGTTTGCGAAATTTTGGGACTCGACCCGCTTTACATGGCTAATGAGGGAGCACTCATCGCCGTGGTTTCGCCGCAGGCCACAGATGCCGTCCTCGAGGCGATGCGAAAACACCCACAAGGAGTAGGAGCTGCGGTGATCGGCGCCATGACTGAGGAGCACAGCGACCGAGTCTTGCTGCAAACCGCTTTCGGAAAGAGAATTTTGGACATGATCTCCGGCGAGCAGCTGCCGCGTATTTGTTAACAGAAATAAGAAGCTACTCACCCTTTGTTCATTTAAACAACAAAATTCTTGACACGCAGCTCTTCATTTAGTATGTTAGCGCCGCTTTCAAAGAGCGAGTTTAATCAAATATGGAGGTGATTCAGGCAGGCAAAGAAACGTGAGATGGTACAAAAAATTGGCCAACTTAACGAAACAAAAAGGAGGTTACGATGAACGTTGGTCGTGCTTTGCTTTTTCTGCTGGCGTTTTCAGCCGGTCTGATGGTGTTTGCTGACGCCCAGGCGGTCACCACACTCGGCCGCGGCGTTACGTTGGGTGACTGGTTGGCGCCGACTGAATGGTATCACATCCAAACCACGCGCTATACCAAAGCCGAATTCGAAAACATCAAAGCTCTGGGCTTTGACCATGTTCGGATTCTGGTAAACTTTAATACCTCCGGTATTACCCCCGAAGGAACGATCAGTCCGATACAAATTCAATGCTTAGAAAAAGCCGTGCAATGGGCCGAGGAAGTCGGTCTCAAAGTCGTCATCACCAATTCCGGCGATGAGATTTCTGACGCGACGGCCGATGCGGTTGCGGCGCGCGTGGCCGCCAACTGGAAAGATCTGGCCGGCCGGTTTGCCGGCAAGGCGGCCGATTTGGTTCTCTATGAAATTTTCTCGGCGCCGGCAGACTTGATCACCGCCGAAGCGTGGAACGCCGCCGCCAAGACGATCATTGCCGCCATTCGCCAGGTCGATACCCAGCACACTATTGTCGTCGGACCGGTGATGTGGTATTCGATCGATCAGCTGGCCAATCTGGAAAAATTTGCGGACGATAATATTCTCTATGCGGTGGAAATGTGGGAGCCTGTCCTATTTACAAGGCAGAATACAACTTTCCACAAATTGCGATACTATACCATCAACGTTCCCTTCCCGTACGATCCTGCTAAAATGCCGCCTATGGCAAGCGAAGACGGTTCAACGGCAGCCGGAACGGCCTATCAGAATTATCCGACCCAAGGAACGGTCGATTGGGTAAAAGCCCGAATCGATCAGGCAGCAGACATTGCTGCCGCTAAAGGTATGCCCTTATGGTGCGCGGCCATGGGCGCGATTACCGGCCAGCAATGGGACTGGGGCAGAAGCCTTGCTTTCGATGTGCCGGCAGAACACCGCGCCGCCTGGTTCGAAGCCGTCCGCACTGAAATGGAAGCCAAGGGTATCGGCTGGTCTCTGGCCTCCTATCGCGGCAATTACGGCTTTTTTGACAACTATGACGGCGGAACCGGCAATTGGATGATGTTCAGCAATTATCCCTACGATGTCAACAAAAAGGTCGCCGCTGCCTTGGGACTCAATGTCCCGGATGCCGGCATTTATGTGCCGTCGCCGCTCAAGGAAGGCGTCGTCTTTTATGACGACGAATTCAACCCGATGATCCGCGTCGGCTGGTGGCTGGGCGACGGCGAGCCGAACTTTTTCGTCACAGATTCCCCGGTCAGCGGCAAGTATTGTATGGGAATCTACTACCCGAGCCAGTACAACGCGGTAGATATGTTCTTCCCGCTGTATCAGGATATGGCCGAATTGGCGGACAAAGGGTACGTGCTTGATTTTTTCATCCGCTGCGATAACGATCAAGGCCACATCCAAGCCCGCTTCGAAATGACCAACGAATTCGAAGAGGACCGTCCGTGGCGTATGAACTATCACATCGACAATTCGGTCGTGCCGTTCGACGGCGAGTGGCAACGGTTTACCATGGCTTTGACGGACCTGCAGGATATGGGCGCCTGGGATCCCGATAACCGCACTTGGTACGGCGGCCCCGGCGGCCAGATCGATTGGGGGAGAGTGCAGCGCTTCCAGTTCGTTTCCGAAACCCGGGCGCAGCCGGATGTGGAAATCTATATCGACCGCGTACGCGTGGTCGATCCGGCGACGCTGATTCGCGAGCAGGGCGGTGTAGTGCCGGGCGAATTCGCGCTGCACGCCAACTATCCCAACCCCTTCAATCCCAGCACCACCATCAGCTATACACTGGCGGAGACTGGACAGACGACTCTGGCCGTCTATAACGTCCGCGGCGAAAAAGTTGCGGAATTGGTAAACGCCATGCAGACGGCGGGCGACTATGCGGTACAATGGAATGGCCGCGATATGAACGGCAAAGAGGTCCCCAGCGGCATCTATTTCTATCGCCTCAAGAGCAACAATCAGGAAAGGACGCGCCGCATGGTGCTGATGCGGTAACTCTCTATACACAAAGAGCCGGTCGAAAGGCCGGCTCTTTTTATTTCCGCAGGCGACGCAGTTCTCCCACCCGCTCGGTGATCCCCCGTTGATCGAAATAGTTCAGCAGCGGCACGGCAAATTTGCGTGAGGTCGCCAATCGCTCGCGAAACTCGCTGACCGTAAATTCTTCCGTACCAAAACTGCGAAGGATCTTTTCCGCCTGACGAACCGCTTCCCGCGTCAGAAAGATTTCCATGTCCAGGCGGAGCACTTTCCCCATACTGACCAGCGCCTGGAGAACGCGTTGTACCTGCTCGAGCGGGACGCCGATCATCTGCGAAAGGATTTTCGGCGGCGGCGTCCTAAAAGGGGCTTGCGAAAAGATCGATAAAATTTTTTCGGCTGTCTCTCGATCTGCCAAAGACAACGAGATGCTGAAATCGGCAAGGCGCAACACACCGTCTTCTTCATAAAGGATATTTTCCGTCTTTAGCTCGCCGAGCGCCGCGTCCATAACTTCCGGCGGCGATTGGAGCAATGCGGCGACGTACGATTTTTTGATGCCTCGCTGCAGCGGCTCTTTGGCGTGAAATGCCGACACCAGTTGGCGGATTCTCTCTTTCAAAAGAAGATAATTCTGCTGATGCAGATAATAATGACCGAAACGGCGTACCAGGCCGTCCTGAAGCAGCCGCTCGAGACTCTCGACCACTTCCTTTTCTTCAACGCCGATCGCTTTCGTTAATTCGACGAGCTTAAGCGGAGCCGTAGCAGGTGCAACAAGATGAGAGAGCAGCAACTCACGCACATTGAATTTTTCCCGCTGCTTCAGCCTTTCAACGGCAAGCTTGTCCGATCGACGATGCGGTTTGGGATTAGCGTCGAGCACGACCCCGCCGCCGATGGTCAATGCGGGTGAAAAGGTGCGCAGAATGAAGGGTTGACGAAAAAGGGCTGCCGTCGGTGAATCCAAATAAAGCTGCGCCAAAGCGGATTGTCCGGGCAGCAGAACGGACGTTTCGAGCAGCTTGACGCGCGATTTCATTTCAGCCGTCCCTATATGCAGGCGCAGCTTTTTGCCGCTTTTGATCGGCTGAGGAGCTTTGGTCAACAAGGTCAACCTGACGTCCAGCAGCCGAGTCGGTTCGATGCGACCGGTCGTCGCCAAAATGTCGCCGCGTCTAATGTCCTCTTTGGCAATGTTCGGCAGATTAAGGGCCGCCCGATCACCGATACCGACTTTTTCCACTGGCCGACCGTGGCTCTGAATGCCGCGCACGCGCAGCCGCCGTTTTTCCGGCAAAAGTTCCAACTCCTCGCCGACGCGCACCTGACCGGAAAGAACCGTGCCGGTCACCACGGTACCGTAGCCCTTTACCGTAAACGAACGATCGACCGGCAGCCAAAAAACTCCCTGATCGCTGCGCGAAGGGGTGCGCTCGGCAAGCTCAATGAGGGTCTTGCGCAGCGCTTCGATTCCTTCCCCCGTTTCCGCGGAGGTCCGCAGAATGGGCGCCGATGCCAGAAAAGTACCGGCAACGGTCTGTCGAATCTCTTCTTCGACGGCCCTCAGCCACTCCTCATCCGCCAAGTCGAT belongs to candidate division KSB1 bacterium and includes:
- the thrA gene encoding bifunctional aspartate kinase/homoserine dehydrogenase I, translating into MLKFGGSSLASAERVRNVARITREAFVPGSPTVLVVSAIGGITDQLIDCAKTAEKNGPEAMIKLENIRRRHYEVYPRELNEPETRDIVQTYFEELRDILKAVSLIRVCSERAMDYLVSYGERLNARLMTRFLQNEGAQAVYVDARELIITDKRHGGARVLFDETVPRIRKKFTEPLIYVVTGFIASSLDGVSTTLGRGGSDYTASIIGAALDVERIEIWTDVDGFMSADPRIVDKAFVLPAVSYEEAMELSYFGAKVIHPQTLRPAIEKNIPVVIKNSFAPEKPGTLISSAQINGEHPVKGIASFHNISLINVQGGGMVGVPGIAFRLFGALARHDINVIMISQASSEHSICFVIQSKDAEAAKEALQKEFEGEIASGKIDQIEVKNDLAIIAAVGDNMAGHPGIAGKLFKALGDNSINVVAIAQGSSERNLSIVVHELDAVKAVNVIHSAFYLSHRISNVFVIGAGNIGSTLLDQMAEEIEELYEKHHLLIRVCGIADIDRMVIDDQGIDLRNWRTALKESTTKTDLDLLLKKIADFKLQNSIIVDATASDEVASRYVDFLSAGIHIVTPNKRANTMSQEYYNRLKAMTRDHRLHYLYETTVGAGLPLISTIQDLIQSGDEILKIEGIFSGTLGFIFSALSAERPFSAVVREAYERGYTEPDPRDDLSGTDVARKILILAREIGLQMELSDVILQPLLPPELCSGNLQQFWQKLPSLDAQFEARRAAAEREGKVIRYVATLIDGVCRVGVSEVSRDNVLSRADGADNIIRITTKRYFDNPMTVQGPGAGREVTAGGIFANIINLSFHLP
- the thrC gene encoding threonine synthase: MKLYSTRGQSPVVSFREALFAGQAPDGGLYMPVDFPPMPIEAIAAEDDFRAAAATAITQWLGDELTAEGVQRVTEQAFFFSPALSPLSDGISVLELFHGPTLSFKDFGAQFMAKCMGWFLRHENHEITILVATSGDTGSAVAHAFHRVEGIRIVLLYPSGKVSPLQERQFTTLGDNVHALEVDGTFDDCQALVKTAFRDAELTARARLSSANSINIGRLIPQSLYYLWAVTRFSGEAPVVCVPSGNFGNLCAGLFAEQCGLKVHRFIAAVNANAVIPEYLETGVPGRRCRRCPTPWTSVIPAIGSVFGHCTATTAAGSVTGCGRRASRTTRRWRPSAAFMSRTATWPIRTLRSGWRQRRDIVRLHRMRAGRSFCLLRIQPSFSKSWQRLWRRRCRCRRRWRHASIAPRSLHPCPTIMEL
- a CDS encoding hydrogenase maturation nickel metallochaperone HypA yields the protein MHELSIACSLISIVKETLHDRPCRVKAVVVRVGRLSNVLIDSLEFGFSALIAGTELDGARLIVRQPDPLLLCGECGQETVLKEFEFACPHCGSLNITVKGGDDLFVESIEVEEETAS
- the hypB gene encoding hydrogenase nickel incorporation protein HypB — its product is MSVIMVERKVLERNDAVAQENRTLLQTNGVFSVNLLSSPGSGKTSLLEQTLPRLRHEFAIAVIEGDIQTDLDAKRIEALGVPTAQIITGGGCHLDANLVKKALATLPVEKLDLLFIENVGNLVCPAAYDLGENIKAVVISVTEGEEKPLKYPAIFRNAAVCIVNKIDLLPFLNFSVERLKENAHAVNPQLQIVLTSCTTGEGIDEWCNLLRTLRRKDPSSASA